The following proteins are encoded in a genomic region of Ornithinibacillus sp. 4-3:
- a CDS encoding dihydrofolate reductase family protein, translated as MNQNRKVVLFIASSLDGYIATKEESLEWLFKVEGDGDNGTSEFFDTIDTVLMGKTTYDWIIKHEGDNSWLYSDKNCYVFTRSSVADTEQVKFINPNIPDFVNELKKQEGKNIWLVGGGKLLYSFLKENVVDEIIITVAPTLIGKGIPLFEDGDYHLELLLKGIKQFNQFVELHYEVKR; from the coding sequence ATGAACCAAAATCGGAAGGTAGTATTATTCATTGCATCAAGTTTAGACGGATATATTGCCACAAAAGAGGAGTCACTTGAATGGTTGTTTAAAGTAGAGGGAGACGGGGATAATGGCACTTCTGAGTTTTTTGACACGATTGATACCGTTTTAATGGGGAAAACAACTTACGATTGGATTATAAAACATGAGGGTGACAATAGCTGGCTGTATTCTGATAAAAATTGTTATGTATTTACAAGGTCTTCGGTAGCTGATACAGAACAGGTAAAATTTATTAACCCCAATATTCCAGACTTTGTAAACGAATTAAAGAAACAAGAAGGCAAAAATATTTGGTTAGTAGGCGGAGGGAAATTGCTATATTCCTTCTTAAAAGAGAATGTTGTTGATGAGATCATCATAACCGTTGCCCCAACACTAATTGGAAAAGGAATTCCGTTGTTTGAAGATGGAGATTATCACTTGGAATTATTGTTAAAAGGAATAAAGCAATTTAATCAATTTGTAGAATTACATTATGAAGTTAAAAGGTGA
- a CDS encoding helix-turn-helix transcriptional regulator, which produces MRADRLMSIMILLQNRGKMTAKELANELEVSDRTILRDMDALTNAGIPIVSQRGKEGGWNLLDNFRSKLSGLNIDDMKSLFLFPSEELLEDLGLNNQLLDTRQKLLAAIPDTYRGEAQAIWERIHIDSGTWRQSKEKKDALHIVQQAVWNNKKLRIHYEQADGEQKERLIEPLGLVAKGNKWYLVAVRNGELRNYRVSRIHKAKVEKETFNRPVHFNLAKYWEQSKERFVQNLPKYDVQVEIHPKIIKRITFTGKFVQVIQTENLNGDKWIPATLRFNDKQEAIEFILGFANKIKIISPEDLPDKVVLLAMSVIDFYNNK; this is translated from the coding sequence ATGAGAGCAGATAGATTAATGAGTATTATGATCTTGTTGCAGAACAGAGGGAAAATGACGGCAAAAGAATTAGCTAATGAACTTGAGGTATCGGATAGAACTATCCTTAGAGATATGGATGCATTAACGAATGCTGGGATTCCAATTGTTTCTCAACGTGGTAAAGAGGGAGGCTGGAATCTATTAGATAATTTTCGGAGTAAATTAAGTGGATTAAACATAGATGACATGAAATCTTTATTTCTTTTCCCCTCTGAAGAATTACTCGAGGATTTAGGGTTAAATAACCAGTTACTTGATACAAGACAAAAGCTACTTGCAGCTATTCCAGATACTTATCGAGGCGAGGCACAGGCAATATGGGAGAGAATTCATATAGATTCAGGTACGTGGAGACAATCCAAAGAAAAAAAGGATGCTCTTCATATCGTGCAACAAGCGGTTTGGAATAATAAGAAGCTGAGAATTCACTATGAGCAGGCAGATGGGGAGCAAAAGGAAAGGTTGATTGAACCATTAGGATTAGTGGCAAAAGGGAATAAATGGTATCTTGTTGCTGTAAGAAATGGAGAACTACGAAATTATAGGGTGTCACGTATACACAAGGCAAAAGTTGAAAAGGAAACTTTTAATAGACCGGTTCATTTCAATTTGGCGAAATACTGGGAACAATCTAAAGAGAGGTTTGTACAAAATCTCCCGAAATATGATGTACAAGTAGAAATACATCCAAAAATTATTAAAAGAATTACTTTTACAGGTAAGTTTGTTCAAGTTATCCAAACAGAAAATCTAAATGGGGACAAATGGATACCGGCAACGCTTAGATTTAATGATAAGCAAGAGGCGATAGAATTTATATTGGGATTCGCAAACAAAATAAAAATCATTTCACCAGAAGATCTCCCAGATAAAGTTGTTTTGTTAGCTATGTCTGTTATTGATTTTTATAATAATAAATAA
- a CDS encoding VOC family protein, translated as MKPRITVITLGVDELERSLKFYRDGMGLPTEGIVGKEFEYGAVAFFDLLSGIKLAIFERKNIAHDAQINQTASSPTEFTIGHNVETKEEVDKVMEQARKAKAIITVEAHDNFWGGYSGYFQDPDGHLWEVVWNPHIAINE; from the coding sequence ATGAAACCACGAATTACAGTAATTACGTTGGGTGTAGATGAATTGGAAAGGTCTTTAAAATTTTATCGAGACGGAATGGGGCTTCCAACAGAAGGTATAGTTGGCAAAGAATTTGAGTATGGTGCTGTTGCCTTTTTCGACTTACTATCAGGGATAAAACTTGCTATTTTTGAGCGGAAAAATATTGCACATGATGCTCAAATTAATCAGACCGCCTCCAGTCCTACGGAATTTACTATTGGTCATAATGTAGAAACTAAAGAAGAAGTTGACAAAGTAATGGAGCAGGCACGGAAGGCCAAGGCTATTATAACAGTTGAAGCTCATGACAATTTTTGGGGTGGTTACTCTGGTTATTTTCAAGACCCTGATGGTCATTTATGGGAAGTAGTATGGAATCCACATATAGCAATCAACGAATAA
- a CDS encoding VanZ family protein has protein sequence MYKILSWIAVVLWMALIFYLSHQPATISNELSSGITEMIVNALEKLASSFQFDIGDLHHIVRKNAHFFAYLTLGILVLNSLRRSGIYGMQSAGIAFLICVLYAITDEVHQLFITGRSGEVTDVLIDSAGAGMGIIVYLIISRLIGWYRNRRTVD, from the coding sequence ATGTACAAAATACTCTCCTGGATTGCTGTTGTTTTATGGATGGCACTTATTTTTTATTTATCACACCAGCCTGCTACAATTTCCAATGAACTCAGTTCAGGAATTACAGAAATGATTGTAAATGCCTTGGAAAAACTTGCTTCTTCATTCCAATTCGACATTGGAGATCTGCATCATATCGTTAGAAAAAATGCACACTTTTTTGCTTATTTAACACTGGGCATTCTTGTCTTGAATAGCTTAAGAAGAAGTGGTATATATGGCATGCAAAGTGCAGGTATTGCATTCTTGATTTGTGTTCTGTATGCCATAACAGATGAAGTACATCAATTGTTTATCACGGGAAGATCTGGAGAAGTAACAGATGTCTTGATTGATAGTGCTGGTGCGGGCATGGGAATTATTGTTTATTTAATTATTTCTAGGCTTATAGGATGGTACAGAAATAGACGAACTGTTGATTAA
- a CDS encoding DUF1129 family protein — translation MNAKQLIEENNKKRKLLTKENEKYYDDLLVYIRLHFTLSEQQTEEVLMEMLDHLIDGQKEGKTAKDIFGDDPLSYTDEIIEQLPKEDKRNIFQFVGGVIVNIISWVLIIRGIILLVFSQFTEVNNEINLLGVSVVSLAIGIFVIGNIWYMLKVTKKSLFNEKISLKTNMLKVGLVAAVSMAIVLAVARFTPEIGPSFSFDWWLSLLLGAILWLLHFIVKKKSRNA, via the coding sequence TTGAATGCAAAACAATTAATAGAAGAAAACAATAAAAAAAGAAAATTATTAACAAAGGAAAACGAGAAATATTATGATGATTTACTTGTTTATATTCGATTACACTTCACATTATCTGAACAGCAAACAGAAGAAGTGTTGATGGAAATGCTTGATCATTTGATTGATGGGCAAAAAGAAGGTAAAACAGCGAAGGATATATTTGGAGACGATCCCCTTTCCTATACAGATGAAATCATTGAACAATTACCTAAAGAGGATAAAAGAAATATTTTTCAGTTTGTTGGTGGAGTCATAGTGAATATCATTAGTTGGGTACTTATTATTCGAGGTATTATCTTACTTGTATTCTCTCAATTCACTGAAGTAAATAATGAAATTAACTTACTTGGAGTATCAGTGGTTTCATTGGCCATTGGGATCTTTGTTATTGGTAATATCTGGTATATGTTGAAGGTAACAAAGAAATCTCTATTTAATGAAAAAATTAGTCTTAAAACAAACATGCTCAAGGTAGGATTAGTTGCTGCAGTAAGTATGGCTATTGTGCTTGCGGTAGCAAGATTCACTCCTGAAATCGGACCGTCTTTTAGCTTTGATTGGTGGTTATCTTTACTTTTGGGAGCTATCCTATGGTTATTACATTTTATCGTGAAAAAGAAAAGCAGAAATGCCTAG
- a CDS encoding PadR family transcriptional regulator: MSTRSQLLKGILDGCVLAVIEKGPAYGYELSKKLQETGLNDVSEGTIYPVLLRLQKNGFIRGEMRPSDSGPNRKYYFLTDAGKQALQSIIEEWQQISSPVNELLKRRF, encoded by the coding sequence ATGTCAACAAGAAGTCAGCTATTAAAGGGAATTCTTGATGGTTGTGTATTGGCAGTTATCGAAAAAGGCCCTGCTTATGGATATGAACTATCGAAAAAACTTCAAGAAACTGGTCTCAATGATGTAAGCGAAGGAACGATTTATCCAGTGCTATTAAGACTCCAGAAAAATGGCTTCATTCGTGGAGAAATGAGGCCCTCGGATTCAGGACCAAATCGCAAATATTATTTTTTAACGGATGCTGGAAAGCAGGCATTACAATCGATTATTGAAGAATGGCAACAAATATCATCCCCTGTCAATGAATTATTAAAAAGGAGGTTCTAA
- a CDS encoding ABC transporter permease, with product MNEYLEYVSINASYIWGLTIQHIELVGIAIIIAVIIGVSIGIYLTTNEDLAETVLAVASIMLTIPSIALFGIMIPIFSLINQGIGFVPSLVALVLYSQLPIIRNTYSAIKNVDPAVIDAANGVGMKRGQRLFRVEIPNALPVIMAGIRTAVVMNIGISVIAAFIGAGGLGTLIVQGITRTDMYSIVTGALVVSLLAIVADTMLLFVQKWMTPRGLAK from the coding sequence ATGAATGAATATTTAGAATATGTAAGTATTAATGCTTCCTATATATGGGGGCTTACTATTCAACATATTGAACTCGTAGGAATAGCAATTATTATTGCGGTGATTATTGGTGTTTCTATAGGTATTTACTTAACAACTAATGAGGATTTAGCCGAAACTGTTTTAGCTGTGGCTTCCATCATGCTAACCATTCCAAGTATTGCTTTGTTTGGGATAATGATTCCTATCTTTTCATTAATCAATCAAGGGATTGGGTTTGTGCCATCATTAGTCGCGCTTGTATTGTATTCGCAGCTTCCTATTATTCGTAATACATATTCAGCGATTAAAAATGTAGATCCAGCTGTGATAGATGCAGCTAATGGTGTAGGAATGAAGCGAGGACAAAGATTGTTCCGTGTTGAAATTCCAAATGCATTACCTGTCATTATGGCTGGAATACGCACAGCAGTAGTAATGAATATAGGAATAAGTGTTATTGCTGCGTTTATTGGTGCTGGCGGACTTGGTACTTTGATTGTACAAGGAATCACGCGAACTGATATGTATTCCATTGTTACAGGTGCGCTAGTGGTATCTCTACTCGCAATTGTTGCAGATACCATGCTACTCTTCGTCCAGAAGTGGATGACACCAAGAGGATTAGCAAAATAA
- a CDS encoding ABC transporter ATP-binding protein → MISFKNVSKTYTGSEKAVNDVSFEVEKGEIIILLGPSGCGKTTLLRMVNRLETISEGEIFINGENVNDLNEIELRRKIGYVIQSNGLFPNMTIEENVTIVPDLLGWDKEKKRERYKELMQLIGLDPKEYRKRSPYELSGGQQQRIGVIRALAANPPVMLMDEPFGALDPLIREKIQDEFLQIQREVNKTVLFVSHDIDEAIKMADKIVLMRNGEIMQFGTPTEILIRPKNNYVSQFIGRDRAIKHLSLRTIAQLNEEIELIDIDQSIVDSKKVSIHENLKDTLVTLLNQEADQLIVHDDNDQIQGAITIDQIQRYLHLEMRQKSSQFAEKEKVME, encoded by the coding sequence ATGATTTCATTTAAAAATGTATCTAAAACATATACAGGAAGTGAAAAAGCTGTAAATGATGTGAGCTTTGAAGTAGAAAAAGGTGAAATTATTATTCTTCTTGGACCATCAGGCTGTGGGAAAACGACATTGCTCCGCATGGTGAACCGTTTGGAGACCATCAGTGAAGGGGAGATTTTCATTAATGGAGAAAATGTAAACGATTTAAATGAAATTGAACTTCGACGAAAAATTGGATATGTGATCCAAAGCAACGGTCTTTTTCCAAATATGACTATTGAAGAAAATGTAACCATTGTTCCAGATCTATTGGGATGGGATAAAGAGAAAAAGCGGGAGCGCTATAAAGAATTGATGCAGTTAATTGGTTTAGATCCAAAGGAATATAGAAAACGTTCTCCTTATGAGTTGTCGGGAGGTCAGCAGCAAAGAATTGGTGTTATTAGGGCTCTTGCCGCAAATCCACCGGTTATGCTGATGGATGAACCATTTGGGGCACTAGATCCGTTGATTCGTGAAAAAATACAAGATGAATTTTTACAAATCCAGCGTGAAGTGAACAAGACTGTTCTATTTGTTAGCCATGATATTGATGAGGCAATTAAAATGGCGGATAAAATTGTGCTTATGCGTAATGGGGAGATTATGCAATTTGGAACTCCTACAGAAATATTGATACGTCCAAAAAATAATTATGTCTCACAATTTATAGGGAGAGATCGAGCAATTAAACATCTTAGTTTGCGAACAATAGCTCAATTAAACGAAGAAATTGAACTTATAGACATCGATCAATCCATTGTTGATTCTAAAAAAGTAAGTATTCATGAAAATTTAAAGGATACACTTGTAACGTTATTGAATCAGGAAGCAGACCAGCTGATTGTGCATGATGATAACGATCAAATACAAGGTGCTATTACCATTGACCAAATTCAAAGATATTTGCATTTGGAAATGCGCCAGAAGTCATCTCAGTTTGCTGAAAAAGAGAAGGTGATGGAGTGA
- a CDS encoding ABC transporter permease, protein MSRKKLITYIVRILLYVLAFGFFIYAAINGFFSPIYKEPNTFFVLVREHLNLVMLSSFLAVVIALPLAVLFTRARFRKYEWIVSNIANVAQTLPSLAILALTIGILGIGFVPAVFALFIYSVLPIFRNAVAGFNSIDPNLIDAGKGMGMKASQIFWRVEVPNAAYAIIDGLRTAIILNVGTAAFAYYIGGGGLGVWIMTGIQLVDHAYLISGAISVTLMAIGFDYLLRGIGYIVTPKSNRQITNSATTT, encoded by the coding sequence GTGAGTCGTAAAAAACTTATCACTTATATCGTACGCATTTTATTGTATGTTTTGGCTTTTGGTTTCTTTATTTACGCAGCTATTAATGGGTTTTTCTCACCAATTTATAAGGAGCCTAATACATTCTTCGTATTGGTAAGAGAACATCTTAATCTTGTCATGCTTTCTTCTTTTTTAGCTGTTGTTATTGCCTTACCTTTAGCAGTACTATTTACACGTGCGCGTTTTCGAAAATACGAATGGATTGTTTCGAACATTGCTAACGTGGCACAAACGCTTCCGAGCTTAGCAATTTTAGCACTTACGATTGGGATTTTAGGAATAGGCTTTGTGCCAGCAGTATTTGCTTTATTTATTTACTCGGTTCTTCCTATTTTTCGTAACGCAGTAGCAGGATTTAATTCCATAGATCCTAATCTCATTGATGCAGGAAAAGGTATGGGAATGAAAGCGAGCCAGATTTTTTGGAGAGTGGAGGTTCCAAATGCGGCGTACGCGATTATTGATGGTCTCAGGACTGCGATTATTTTAAATGTTGGAACAGCTGCTTTTGCTTACTATATCGGAGGCGGGGGTCTAGGTGTCTGGATAATGACAGGTATTCAGCTTGTTGATCATGCTTATCTTATTTCAGGAGCAATCTCTGTTACACTAATGGCTATTGGATTTGACTACTTATTAAGAGGAATAGGTTACATTGTTACCCCAAAATCGAATAGACAAATAACTAATTCAGCCACAACGACATAA
- a CDS encoding glycine betaine ABC transporter substrate-binding protein, with translation MIIMKRSFILVFLFIFLSGCSVLGGGSKSITIGGKNFTEQYILTQMTYYLLEEEGFQVRMMENLGSTLLRVALENGQVTLAWDYTGTILVSHLGQEPISDPDEAFEELKRIDKANGIDWVNPSGVNNTFAFVMTQEQAEELEIETMSDLADYINENPNELTLGTDAQFTNRPEDGLPGVEEEYGFSFGVENTVLMEPGLVYGALQNGDLDVAVAYETNSQIEGYDLFLLEDDKSFFPPYHAALAIDEELFEQYPEIETILAPLAESLDSEVMRKLNYQVDFERQSVALVAHNYLVENGFLEE, from the coding sequence ATGATTATCATGAAACGTTCCTTCATACTTGTTTTTCTCTTCATTTTTTTAAGTGGATGTTCGGTTTTAGGTGGTGGGAGTAAGTCGATAACCATCGGTGGAAAGAACTTTACCGAGCAGTACATACTTACACAAATGACGTATTATTTACTTGAAGAGGAAGGCTTTCAAGTAAGGATGATGGAAAATTTGGGTTCTACACTTCTTCGTGTAGCTCTTGAAAATGGTCAGGTTACTCTTGCTTGGGATTATACTGGAACCATTTTGGTGAGTCATTTAGGGCAGGAACCGATTTCAGACCCAGATGAAGCTTTTGAAGAATTAAAACGAATCGATAAAGCAAATGGGATTGATTGGGTAAACCCTTCAGGTGTGAATAATACATTTGCATTTGTTATGACACAAGAGCAAGCAGAAGAACTTGAGATAGAAACAATGTCTGATTTGGCAGACTATATAAATGAAAATCCAAATGAATTAACGCTGGGAACAGATGCTCAGTTTACCAATAGACCAGAAGATGGTCTGCCTGGTGTTGAAGAAGAATATGGATTTTCTTTTGGAGTAGAGAATACTGTTCTAATGGAGCCTGGCCTAGTCTATGGGGCATTACAAAACGGGGACTTGGATGTAGCAGTAGCATATGAAACAAATTCTCAAATTGAAGGATATGATTTGTTTTTATTAGAAGATGATAAAAGCTTTTTCCCTCCTTATCATGCAGCGCTTGCTATAGATGAGGAATTATTTGAACAATATCCGGAAATTGAGACCATTCTTGCACCTCTTGCAGAAAGTCTTGATAGTGAAGTGATGCGTAAGCTTAATTATCAGGTTGACTTTGAAAGACAAAGTGTCGCTTTGGTTGCACATAATTATTTAGTGGAAAATGGTTTCTTGGAGGAATAG
- a CDS encoding DUF421 domain-containing protein — MDELTVILFRTLLMFFVILLFFRLTGKKELGEISVLEIGITLMIADLAVIAIEDPEISIIRGLAPILTLFLIQYVLSFITLKIQKTRDIIDGRPTTIIENGRCNQYKMKNIGYTLDDLYTQLRDKGIADISKVHFALIEPSGELTVFEDQSTFSLPLILDGVIQKEQVQIMGLTEEWLDKQLKSKGYTDFSSIFVCSYTNGELYIEEKEK; from the coding sequence ATGGATGAATTGACTGTTATTTTATTTCGAACACTACTAATGTTTTTCGTCATCCTCCTCTTTTTTAGATTAACTGGAAAGAAAGAGCTTGGAGAGATCAGTGTTTTGGAAATCGGGATAACATTAATGATTGCCGACTTAGCAGTCATTGCGATAGAAGATCCTGAAATTTCTATTATAAGAGGGCTGGCACCGATCTTAACGTTATTTCTTATTCAATATGTTCTTTCATTTATCACCTTAAAAATTCAAAAAACAAGGGATATCATCGATGGAAGACCTACTACAATCATTGAAAATGGGCGATGTAACCAATATAAAATGAAAAATATCGGTTATACTCTAGATGACTTATATACTCAACTTAGAGATAAGGGCATTGCTGATATTTCAAAAGTCCATTTTGCATTGATTGAACCTTCAGGAGAATTAACGGTTTTCGAAGATCAATCCACTTTTAGTTTACCTCTAATACTTGATGGGGTTATTCAGAAAGAACAGGTTCAGATTATGGGTTTAACTGAAGAATGGCTAGACAAACAGTTAAAGTCGAAGGGATACACAGATTTTTCATCTATTTTTGTTTGTAGTTACACGAACGGAGAGCTATACATTGAAGAAAAAGAGAAATAA
- a CDS encoding phosphatase PAP2 family protein, translating into MKSRRLTPAPFLITGIIFLLLFGGIAWGVFFESSWIRSFDLSWIERIQGSISEGKTSFIMKVTELGSMKVVIALTIIICIVLFFKRKFTEGFWFGGTILFCAAIGGKVLKKLFDRDRPEFIQLIEKTNESFPSGHATATTIFYAFIGMVLILVVAQLWKKVIIGFITLVWIGFILYTRIYLGVHFPTDVLAGFLYGLAAVFISIGVYLRVRQPLHRMFKQPERESL; encoded by the coding sequence TTGAAATCACGAAGATTAACTCCTGCCCCTTTTTTAATAACAGGAATCATATTTCTATTATTATTTGGCGGAATAGCCTGGGGTGTATTTTTTGAAAGTAGCTGGATTAGATCCTTTGATTTATCATGGATTGAAAGGATTCAAGGGTCTATCTCTGAAGGAAAAACAAGCTTTATCATGAAAGTCACAGAGCTTGGTAGCATGAAGGTTGTTATCGCCTTAACAATCATTATTTGTATTGTATTATTTTTCAAGCGGAAATTTACAGAAGGATTTTGGTTCGGAGGTACGATTCTTTTTTGTGCAGCGATTGGCGGAAAAGTCTTAAAGAAACTATTCGATAGAGATCGCCCGGAATTTATACAGCTTATTGAAAAAACAAATGAAAGCTTTCCAAGTGGGCATGCTACAGCAACAACTATTTTCTATGCCTTTATCGGGATGGTGCTTATACTTGTTGTCGCCCAATTATGGAAGAAGGTAATTATCGGTTTCATCACACTTGTTTGGATTGGCTTTATATTGTACACTCGCATCTATTTAGGTGTTCATTTCCCAACAGATGTACTTGCCGGATTTTTATATGGTTTAGCAGCCGTATTTATTTCTATAGGAGTTTACCTCCGCGTGCGACAACCGCTCCATAGAATGTTTAAACAGCCGGAGAGAGAATCATTGTAG
- a CDS encoding VOC family protein → MSKEKQKDHIVWQGIHHIALVTNNLDETVHFYQHVLGMQVGNIYPAFKQRGRHCFIKPGNVETWGIHFFEYPKAQIYRSDKALKRLSENPTAADLYSILPGALQHIAFGVQNEEEAFLLREKLKSEDIIMTDIYDQGSIRNFIFIDNNGIQLEVAWPKATAN, encoded by the coding sequence ATGAGCAAAGAAAAACAGAAGGACCATATAGTATGGCAAGGAATCCATCATATAGCCTTGGTAACAAATAATTTGGATGAAACAGTACACTTTTATCAACATGTCTTAGGAATGCAGGTTGGAAATATTTATCCAGCATTTAAGCAACGAGGGAGACATTGTTTTATTAAACCTGGAAATGTAGAAACATGGGGAATTCATTTCTTCGAATATCCAAAGGCCCAAATATATAGAAGCGACAAGGCATTGAAGCGTTTAAGCGAGAACCCAACAGCAGCTGACTTATATAGTATTTTACCTGGCGCCCTTCAGCACATTGCATTTGGAGTTCAGAATGAAGAAGAAGCATTTCTTTTAAGAGAAAAACTAAAAAGTGAAGATATCATTATGACTGATATTTACGATCAAGGTAGTATACGTAATTTTATTTTTATAGATAATAATGGAATTCAGTTGGAGGTAGCATGGCCGAAAGCGACTGCTAATTGA
- a CDS encoding MarR family winged helix-turn-helix transcriptional regulator: MDSHLNTSSWKWDQGPIGRIVKIAYSTLRREVEKELKPFGLTHTQWNALGVLHYFPGITSSELELILMIERPSVTSLMNGLEKKQLIVRKNYSGDARYKQIFLTADGEKMATETQYITRLVEDRVKAGFSDEEFETLKNQLIKLVNLFEEK; encoded by the coding sequence ATGGATAGTCATCTAAACACATCAAGTTGGAAATGGGATCAAGGACCAATCGGCCGAATTGTTAAGATAGCCTATAGTACCTTACGACGTGAAGTTGAAAAAGAATTAAAGCCGTTCGGATTGACACACACCCAGTGGAACGCGTTAGGGGTTCTTCATTACTTTCCTGGAATCACTTCATCAGAATTAGAGTTAATCCTAATGATTGAGCGTCCGAGTGTGACCAGTCTTATGAATGGATTAGAAAAAAAGCAATTAATTGTACGTAAAAATTATTCTGGAGACGCGCGTTACAAACAAATTTTCCTCACCGCAGACGGAGAGAAAATGGCTACAGAAACACAATATATTACACGTCTCGTTGAGGATCGAGTTAAAGCAGGTTTTTCAGATGAAGAATTTGAAACGTTGAAAAACCAACTTATTAAATTAGTTAACCTGTTTGAAGAGAAGTAA